In a genomic window of Vicinamibacterales bacterium:
- a CDS encoding FAD-binding domain: protein MRVAINGAGVAGPALAFWLSRQGHEVLLVEQAPSPRRGGYVIDFWGLGYDLAERMGVLPRILDLGYQVAEVRFVDAHGRPQGGFGTAVFAKVTGGRFTSVRRSDLALTIADALDGRVERLFGDSIAAIDDSGPRVRVSFEHAPSRDVDLVVGADGLHSRVRDLVFGPVAEVSLGYHVAAFEVSGYDRRDDLVYMTHGVPGRQVSRFSMRDDRTLFLFVVRDEYLPRGPIAASARKAAVRRAFDGVGWECPRILELMDGVDDLYFDRVSQIRMDTWSRGRTVLIGDAAACVSLMAGEGTGLALMEAYVLAGELQASGGMVGPAFSRYEERLQGFLRRKQTMAARFASSFAPATAAGVWMRNLVTRLFRVPLVATLLVGRQLRDDIVLPDYGG from the coding sequence ATGAGAGTCGCCATCAACGGCGCCGGCGTGGCCGGCCCGGCCCTGGCCTTCTGGCTGTCCCGCCAGGGCCACGAGGTACTGCTCGTCGAGCAGGCGCCGTCGCCCCGTCGCGGCGGCTACGTGATCGACTTCTGGGGCCTGGGGTACGACCTGGCCGAGCGGATGGGCGTGCTGCCGCGGATTCTCGATCTGGGCTACCAGGTGGCCGAGGTCCGCTTCGTCGACGCGCACGGACGGCCCCAGGGCGGCTTCGGCACCGCCGTCTTCGCGAAGGTCACGGGCGGACGCTTCACGAGCGTGCGACGGTCGGACCTCGCGCTGACCATCGCGGACGCCCTCGACGGTCGTGTCGAGCGACTGTTCGGGGACTCCATCGCCGCCATCGACGACTCTGGCCCCCGGGTGCGCGTGTCCTTCGAGCACGCGCCGTCGCGGGACGTGGACCTCGTCGTCGGCGCCGATGGCCTCCATTCGCGCGTGCGCGACCTCGTGTTCGGACCGGTCGCGGAGGTGTCGCTCGGCTACCACGTCGCCGCGTTCGAGGTCTCCGGCTACGACCGCCGGGACGACCTGGTCTACATGACGCACGGCGTCCCGGGCCGCCAGGTCTCCCGCTTCTCCATGCGCGACGACCGAACGCTGTTCCTGTTCGTCGTCCGCGACGAGTACCTGCCGCGCGGGCCCATCGCGGCGTCCGCGCGCAAGGCCGCCGTCAGGCGCGCATTCGACGGCGTCGGCTGGGAGTGTCCGCGCATCCTCGAGCTGATGGACGGCGTGGACGATCTCTACTTCGACCGGGTGAGCCAGATCCGGATGGACACGTGGAGCCGCGGCCGCACCGTGCTCATCGGCGATGCCGCCGCCTGCGTGTCGCTGATGGCGGGCGAGGGGACCGGGCTCGCGCTGATGGAAGCCTACGTCCTGGCTGGCGAACTGCAGGCGAGCGGAGGCATGGTGGGGCCGGCCTTCAGCCGGTACGAAGAGCGGCTCCAGGGCTTCCTTCGACGGAAGCAGACGATGGCGGCCCGTTTCGCCTCGTCCTTCGCCCCGGCCACGGCGGCCGGCGTGTGGATGCGCAACCTCGTCACGCGGCTGTTCCGCGTGCCCCTGGTGGCGACGCTGCTCGTCGGCCGCCAACTCAGGGACGACATCGTACTGCCGGACTACGGGGGCTGA